In Doryrhamphus excisus isolate RoL2022-K1 chromosome 7, RoL_Dexc_1.0, whole genome shotgun sequence, one genomic interval encodes:
- the LOC131132846 gene encoding oocyte zinc finger protein XlCOF6.1-like: MEQEGPQPPDIKEEEEEPHPPHIKEEEEDHSISQEGEHLEALEEFPLIGVPVKSEDDEDDEGESEEKREAEPPSSSSTQHMTTEADGDHCGGSPADKLLAPLSDSEHTTSHSPDTDDEDSTADMTCHPDNTHFKCDHCDKTFHYHSHLKRHVRMHTGEKPFTCSLCGKRFSRKSHLTRHTRIHTGEKPFTCSLCAASFVRKDELKIHTRTHTGEKPFSCSICGIGFLRNPDLKIHTRIHTGEKRFTCSVCGVSFLRNSDLEIHMRRHTGEKPNSCSICNKGFCDRTNLVVHMRTHTGEKPFPCSSCGKRFSLKANLKTHTRIHTGEKPFTCSVCGIGFVQNQYLKIHMRTHTGEKPYSCPSCSKSFCERTNLVAHMRTHSDESCRVCDQEYELNNHSYAAENSSTK; this comes from the coding sequence ATGGAGCAGGAGGGGCCACAGCCCCCcgacattaaagaggaagaggaggagccacatcccccccacattaaagaggaagaggaggaccacagcatcagccaggagggagagcatctgGAAGCACTGGAGGAATTCCCATTGATTGGTGTCcctgtgaagagtgaagatgatgaagacgatGAAGGGGAAagtgaggagaagagagaggcggagcctccaagcagcagctcaactcaacacatgacaacagaagccgatggagaccactgtggaggatcaccagcagacaagctcttagctccactatcagatagtgagcacacaacatcacactctcctgacactgatgatgaagactcgacagctgatatgacatgtcaccCTGACAACACACACTTTAAATGCGACCACTGTGACAAAACCTTTCATTACCATAGTCACCTGAAAAGACACGTGCGAatgcacactggagagaaaccattcaCGTGTTcactttgtggtaaaagattcTCACGGAAGTCGCATTTGACaagacacacaagaatacacactggagagaaaccttttaccTGTTCGCTCTGTGCTGCAAGTTTTGTACGAAAAGATGAGTTGAAAATACACACGAGAACACatactggagaaaaacctttttccTGTTCAATCTGTGGCATAGGTTTTTTACGAAATCCAGATTTGAAAATACACAccagaatacacactggagaaaaacgtTTTACTTGTTCTGTCTGTGGTGTAAGTTTTTTACGAAATTCAGATTTAGAAATACACATGAGAaggcacactggagaaaaaccaaaTTCCTGTTCAATCTGCAACAAAGGTTTTTGTGACAGAACAAACCTTGTTGTGCACATGAGGACACataccggagagaaaccttttccttgttCCAGCTGTGGTAAAAGATTCTCTCTTAAGGCAAATTTGAAAACACACAcgagaatacacactggagagaaaccctttACTTGCTCAGTGTGTGGTATAGGTTTTGTCCAAAATCAGTATTTGAAaatacacatgagaacacacactggagaaaaaccatatTCTTGTCCGAGCTGCAGCAAAAGCTTTTGTGAACGAACAAATCTTGTAGcgcacatgagaacacacagtgATGAGAGTTGCCGAGTGTGTGACCAAGAGTACGAGCTTAACAACCACAGTTACGCTGCTGAGAATAGCAGCACTAAATGA